One stretch of Streptomyces hygroscopicus DNA includes these proteins:
- a CDS encoding peptide deformylase, with the protein MPITTVSELVDELLSGPRPLPIISAGVPVLRQPALPYEGQLAADVLDRLLAAMRETMHSAPGVGLAAPQIGVPLRLAVIEDPAEVAAEVQEVRGRVPQPYRVLVNPAYEPVGDGRAAFFEGCLSIPGWQAVVSRPDRIRLRGQDETGRELDEEFTGWPARIVQHETDHLDGVLYLDLAETRSLSSAQAVSDYWSQPTPATAAHSLGFPLRTATGTGDDSGGAVATAP; encoded by the coding sequence ATGCCGATCACCACCGTGTCCGAGCTCGTCGACGAACTGCTCTCCGGGCCCCGCCCGCTGCCGATCATCTCCGCGGGCGTCCCCGTCCTCCGGCAACCGGCCTTGCCGTACGAGGGCCAGCTGGCCGCGGACGTGCTGGACCGGCTGCTGGCGGCGATGCGGGAGACGATGCACTCCGCGCCCGGGGTGGGGCTCGCCGCCCCGCAGATCGGGGTGCCGCTCCGGCTGGCGGTGATCGAGGACCCGGCGGAGGTGGCCGCCGAGGTGCAGGAGGTGCGCGGCCGGGTGCCGCAGCCGTACCGGGTACTGGTCAATCCCGCCTACGAACCGGTCGGCGACGGCCGGGCGGCGTTCTTCGAGGGGTGCCTGAGCATCCCCGGCTGGCAGGCCGTGGTCAGCCGCCCGGACCGGATCCGGCTGCGCGGGCAGGACGAGACGGGGCGGGAGCTGGACGAGGAGTTCACCGGCTGGCCCGCACGGATCGTCCAGCACGAGACCGACCATCTCGACGGCGTCCTCTATCTGGATCTGGCCGAAACTCGCTCCCTGTCCTCCGCCCAGGCCGTCAGCGACTACTGGTCCCAGCCCACCCCCGCCACCGCCGCCCATTCACTGGGCTTCCCGCTCCGGACCGCCACCGGCACCGGCGATGACAGCGGCGGCGCCGTCGCTACCGCTCCGTAA
- a CDS encoding glycerol acyltransferase produces the protein MTDAAAMSLPEHAWAGWSPCTPGCVSHAADRVPATRGARRAAVFGRAVMGALLSGRRIAEPETLRARAATLLDSLGIRLEVTGESTLSAPGGTGTLVVANHISWLDILALLAVEPVVMLAKREIAGWPLIGSLATRAGTQYIDRGSLRQLPDTVREMAARMRDGQSVMAFPQGITWCSGAGGSFRRATFQAALDAGAPVRPVTLEYVQHGVPTTVAAFVGEDDFGGSLRRVLRADGLTVRVAVHRALRPMRDVDDRRTVAAQAQATVCGARLPLHQEFPALELAR, from the coding sequence GTGACCGACGCGGCCGCGATGAGTCTGCCCGAGCACGCCTGGGCGGGCTGGTCCCCGTGCACTCCCGGCTGTGTCTCCCACGCCGCCGACCGCGTCCCGGCCACCCGGGGCGCCCGGCGGGCCGCGGTCTTCGGCCGGGCGGTGATGGGCGCGCTGCTGTCCGGGCGGCGGATCGCCGAGCCCGAGACGCTGCGGGCGCGGGCGGCGACGCTGCTGGACTCCCTCGGCATCCGGCTGGAGGTGACGGGCGAGAGCACGCTCAGCGCGCCCGGCGGCACCGGCACGCTCGTCGTGGCGAACCACATCTCCTGGCTGGACATCCTCGCGCTGCTCGCGGTGGAGCCCGTGGTGATGCTGGCCAAGCGGGAGATCGCGGGCTGGCCGCTGATCGGCTCGCTGGCCACTCGCGCGGGGACGCAGTACATCGACCGCGGCTCGTTGCGCCAACTCCCCGACACCGTACGGGAGATGGCGGCCCGGATGCGTGACGGCCAGTCGGTGATGGCCTTCCCGCAGGGCATCACCTGGTGTTCGGGCGCGGGCGGCAGCTTCCGGCGGGCCACCTTCCAGGCCGCGCTGGACGCGGGTGCGCCGGTGCGCCCGGTGACCCTGGAGTACGTCCAGCACGGCGTCCCGACCACGGTGGCCGCCTTCGTCGGCGAGGACGACTTCGGCGGCTCGCTGCGCCGGGTGCTGCGCGCCGACGGGCTCACGGTGCGGGTGGCCGTGCACCGTGCGCTGCGGCCGATGCGGGACGTCGACGACCGGCGCACGGTCGCGGCACAGGCCCAGGCGACCGTCTGCGGGGCGCGGTTGCCCCTGCATCAGGAGTTCCCCGCCCTCGAACTGGCACGCTGA
- a CDS encoding phenylacetate-CoA ligase: MIARSIRAAGGRPGHKVHISYGYGLFTGGLGAHYGAERLGCTVIPASGGMTARQVRLIQDLRPEIIMITPSYLLTLLDEFERQGVDPRSTSLQVGIFGAEPWTEEMRREIEERMDIHAVDIYGLSEVIGPGVAQECVETKDGLHVWEDHFYPEIVDPFTDAVLPGGEEGELAFTTLTKEALPVIRYRTRDLTRLLPGTARPAFRRIQKITGRCDDMLIVRGVNVFPSQIEEIVLRVPAVAPHFQLELTRRGRMDHMVVRIEARPGVGPEQRAAAAAAIARGVKDGVGLTVEAAIVDPETLERSVGKIRRVKDRRTES; this comes from the coding sequence GTGATCGCCCGCTCGATCCGCGCGGCCGGTGGCCGGCCCGGCCACAAGGTGCACATCTCCTACGGCTACGGCCTGTTCACCGGCGGCCTCGGCGCCCACTACGGCGCCGAGCGGCTCGGCTGCACCGTCATCCCCGCCTCCGGGGGAATGACCGCCCGGCAGGTGCGGCTCATCCAGGACCTCAGGCCCGAGATCATCATGATCACGCCCTCCTATCTGCTGACGCTCCTCGACGAGTTCGAGCGGCAGGGCGTCGATCCCCGCTCCACCTCCCTCCAGGTCGGCATCTTCGGCGCCGAACCCTGGACGGAGGAGATGCGCCGCGAGATCGAGGAGCGCATGGACATCCACGCGGTGGACATATACGGGCTCTCGGAGGTGATCGGCCCCGGGGTGGCCCAGGAGTGCGTGGAGACCAAGGACGGGCTGCACGTCTGGGAGGACCACTTCTACCCGGAGATCGTCGACCCGTTCACCGACGCGGTGCTGCCCGGCGGCGAGGAGGGGGAGCTGGCCTTCACCACCCTCACCAAGGAGGCGCTCCCCGTCATCCGCTACCGCACCCGCGATCTCACCCGGCTGCTGCCCGGCACCGCCCGCCCTGCCTTCCGGCGCATCCAGAAGATCACCGGCCGCTGTGACGACATGCTCATCGTGCGCGGGGTCAATGTCTTCCCCAGCCAGATCGAGGAGATCGTGCTGCGGGTCCCGGCGGTGGCCCCGCACTTCCAGCTCGAGCTGACCCGGCGCGGCCGGATGGACCATATGGTGGTGCGGATCGAGGCCCGCCCCGGCGTCGGCCCCGAGCAGCGAGCGGCCGCCGCGGCGGCGATCGCGCGGGGAGTGAAGGACGGGGTGGGGCTCACGGTCGAGGCGGCGATCGTGGACCCGGAGACGCTGGAGCGCTCCGTGGGCAAGATCCGCCGGGTCAAGGACCGGCGCACGGAGAGCTGA
- a CDS encoding phenylacetate-CoA ligase yields the protein MAESLSVAPLDDAERMSTEELRALQLTRLRATLRHAYDHVELYREKFRAAGVGPEDCRTLEDLARFPFTTKDDLRDTYPFGMFGVEHGEVRRLHASSGTPAAPPSSATPSTTWRYGRR from the coding sequence ATGGCGGAATCCCTGAGCGTGGCTCCGCTCGACGACGCCGAGCGGATGAGCACCGAGGAGCTGAGGGCGCTCCAGCTGACCCGGCTGCGCGCCACCTTGCGCCATGCGTACGACCATGTCGAGCTGTACCGCGAGAAGTTCCGCGCGGCCGGGGTCGGCCCCGAGGACTGCCGCACCCTGGAGGACCTGGCCCGGTTCCCCTTCACCACCAAGGACGATCTGCGCGACACCTACCCCTTCGGGATGTTCGGCGTCGAGCACGGCGAGGTGCGGCGGCTGCACGCCTCAAGCGGCACTCCGGCCGCCCCACCCTCGTCGGCTACACCGAGCACGACCTGGCGGTATGGGCGGAGGTGA
- a CDS encoding lipoprotein yields MYDAADAPHPLRTADRPPRRHGPRAVAMAVAAAVGALLTVAGCGGGDGKADAKAETGGNAARPSASPAPKAARVEQLASAAGCEPQFTTKVDDYRQAVCKTAKGKFVFLDFVTAKGQRDWLETAQMYGGVYLVGNRWVLSSSPRKNMERLREEFGGTIEEETSYGGASRAPQ; encoded by the coding sequence ATGTACGACGCCGCCGACGCTCCGCACCCGCTCCGGACCGCCGACCGCCCCCCGCGCCGCCATGGCCCGCGCGCGGTGGCGATGGCGGTCGCGGCGGCGGTGGGCGCGCTGCTGACCGTCGCCGGATGCGGCGGCGGGGACGGTAAGGCGGACGCCAAGGCGGAGACCGGGGGAAACGCCGCCCGGCCGAGCGCGAGCCCCGCGCCCAAGGCCGCGCGGGTGGAGCAGCTCGCCTCGGCCGCCGGCTGCGAGCCGCAGTTCACCACCAAGGTGGACGACTACCGCCAGGCCGTGTGCAAGACCGCCAAGGGCAAGTTCGTCTTCCTCGACTTCGTCACCGCCAAGGGCCAGCGCGACTGGCTGGAGACCGCGCAGATGTACGGCGGGGTCTATCTGGTCGGCAACCGCTGGGTGCTGTCGTCCTCCCCCAGGAAGAACATGGAGAGGCTCCGGGAGGAGTTCGGCGGCACCATCGAGGAGGAGACCTCCTACGGGGGCGCCTCCCGCGCCCCCCAGTGA
- a CDS encoding xylose isomerase: MTRLGICSVTLRRLDPDQVIAAVAGAGLECVEWGGDVHVPPGDEDTARRVRDATVAAGLAVASYGSYYRAGRGDPEEFDAVLRSAVALGAPRIRIWAGATGTRETPPEARRAVVEDTRRAAALAADAGVELAYEFHRNTLTDGADHTLRLLAEVDRAEVGTYWQPPVDMPDAEALKGLDALGDRIAAVHAFSWWPGTTRLPLTARAPLWRSAFERLRTHRAAVSGGPPLDVLLEFVPEDDERLLPREAATLRALADV; encoded by the coding sequence ATGACGCGGCTCGGCATCTGCTCGGTGACGCTGCGCCGGCTCGACCCGGACCAGGTGATCGCCGCCGTGGCCGGAGCGGGCCTGGAGTGCGTCGAATGGGGCGGTGACGTCCATGTGCCGCCCGGCGACGAGGACACCGCCCGGCGGGTCCGCGACGCCACCGTGGCCGCCGGGCTAGCCGTCGCCTCGTACGGCTCCTACTACCGTGCCGGGCGCGGCGACCCGGAGGAGTTCGACGCGGTGCTCCGCTCCGCCGTGGCGCTCGGCGCCCCGCGCATCCGGATCTGGGCGGGCGCCACGGGCACCCGGGAGACCCCGCCCGAGGCGCGCCGCGCGGTCGTCGAGGACACCCGGCGCGCCGCCGCGCTCGCCGCGGACGCGGGGGTGGAACTCGCCTACGAATTCCACCGGAACACCCTGACCGACGGCGCGGACCACACCCTCCGGCTGCTGGCCGAGGTGGACCGCGCCGAGGTCGGCACCTACTGGCAGCCGCCCGTCGACATGCCCGACGCCGAGGCGCTGAAGGGACTGGACGCGCTGGGGGACCGGATCGCCGCGGTGCACGCCTTCTCCTGGTGGCCCGGGACCACCCGGCTGCCGCTGACCGCCCGCGCCCCGCTGTGGCGCAGCGCCTTCGAGCGGCTGCGCACGCACCGCGCCGCGGTGTCCGGCGGTCCGCCGCTGGATGTCCTGCTGGAGTTCGTGCCGGAGGACGACGAGCGGCTGCTGCCGCGGGAGGCGGCCACGCTGCGGGCGCTCGCCGACGTGTAG
- a CDS encoding 2-hydroxyacid dehydrogenase: MTDPHLSARHRPRAALAMAERSARQVLGSGSMDRLTELLDLDPGLVLDDFTTPAARRALADAELLVTGWGCPPLDRRALDAAPRLRAVVHTAGTVRHHITDACWERGIAVSSAAAANAVPVAEYTVAMILLSNKRILDIARDYRAERRTIDWNERYPDAGNYRRTVGILSASVIGRRVIELLRPYDLDLRLYDPYVTAQEARELGALQVGLRELFAGSDVISVHTPLLPATQGLVSRDLLAAMPDGATLINTARGAVVDQDALTEELVAGRIRAVLDVTVPEVLPAASPLYDCDNALITPHIAGSKSGELRRLADLAIGEIENYVTGRDFAHPVRPEILDRSA; the protein is encoded by the coding sequence GTGACCGACCCGCACCTCTCCGCCCGCCACCGCCCCCGAGCCGCCCTGGCCATGGCCGAGCGCTCCGCCCGGCAGGTGCTCGGATCCGGAAGTATGGACCGGCTCACCGAACTCCTCGACCTCGATCCCGGCCTCGTCCTCGACGACTTCACCACCCCGGCCGCGCGCCGCGCCCTGGCCGATGCCGAACTGCTGGTCACCGGCTGGGGCTGCCCGCCCCTGGACCGCCGCGCGCTGGACGCCGCGCCCCGGCTGCGCGCCGTCGTCCACACCGCGGGCACCGTGCGCCACCACATCACCGACGCCTGCTGGGAGCGCGGCATCGCGGTCTCCTCGGCGGCCGCGGCCAACGCCGTACCCGTCGCCGAATACACCGTCGCCATGATCCTGCTGTCCAACAAGCGCATCCTGGACATCGCCCGGGACTACCGCGCCGAGCGGCGCACCATCGACTGGAACGAGCGCTATCCGGACGCCGGCAACTACCGCCGGACAGTGGGCATCCTCAGCGCCTCCGTCATCGGCCGCCGGGTGATCGAGCTGCTCCGCCCGTACGACCTCGACCTGCGGCTGTACGACCCGTACGTCACGGCTCAGGAGGCGCGGGAACTCGGCGCGCTCCAGGTCGGCCTGCGGGAACTCTTCGCCGGCAGCGATGTCATCAGCGTCCACACCCCCCTGCTGCCCGCCACCCAGGGGCTGGTCAGCCGGGACCTGCTGGCCGCCATGCCGGACGGCGCCACGCTCATCAACACCGCGCGCGGGGCGGTGGTGGACCAGGACGCGCTGACCGAGGAACTGGTGGCCGGGCGGATCCGCGCCGTCCTCGATGTCACCGTGCCGGAGGTGCTGCCCGCCGCCTCACCGCTGTACGACTGCGACAACGCGCTGATCACCCCGCATATCGCCGGATCCAAGAGCGGTGAGCTGCGCCGCCTGGCCGACCTCGCCATCGGCGAGATCGAGAACTACGTCACCGGCCGCGACTTCGCCCACCCCGTACGACCGGAGATCCTCGACCGTTCGGCGTAA
- a CDS encoding sugar ABC transporter permease produces the protein MTTTTPTTPVNTPQGPPARPLGKPFGRSKLTSRGIANAVVLIAALYTMLPALWLVLASTKNADALFGSDILSFGDFSFGRNLSDLFSMDGGLYGEWYVNSLLYAVVGALVGSLISVAAGYAFDKYEFRHKEKLFGLVLTGVMVPPTVLALPLYLVASNIGMVNTFWSVFIPVLFNPFGVYLARLLSSGYVPNEVLEASRVDGAGELQTYVRVSLRMLGPGFVTVFLFQLTAIWNNFFLPMVMLSDQHLYPLSLGLYTWNSAATVSPEYYPLVVIGSLLAVVPLIVAFVMLQRYWKSGLTAGSVK, from the coding sequence ATGACCACGACCACACCCACCACCCCCGTGAACACCCCCCAGGGACCGCCGGCCAGACCGCTCGGCAAGCCCTTCGGGCGCTCCAAGCTGACCAGCCGTGGCATCGCCAACGCCGTGGTCCTGATCGCCGCCCTCTACACCATGCTGCCCGCGCTGTGGCTGGTGCTGGCGTCCACCAAGAACGCCGACGCCCTCTTCGGCAGCGACATCCTCTCCTTCGGCGACTTCTCCTTCGGGCGCAACCTCTCCGACCTGTTCTCCATGGACGGCGGGCTCTACGGCGAGTGGTACGTCAACAGCCTGCTGTACGCGGTCGTCGGCGCCCTGGTCGGCTCGCTCATCAGCGTCGCCGCGGGCTATGCCTTCGACAAGTACGAGTTCCGGCACAAGGAGAAGCTGTTCGGCCTCGTGCTCACCGGCGTCATGGTGCCGCCGACCGTGCTGGCCCTGCCGCTCTATCTGGTGGCCTCCAACATCGGCATGGTCAACACCTTCTGGTCGGTCTTCATCCCGGTGCTCTTCAACCCCTTCGGCGTCTACCTCGCCCGCCTGCTCAGCAGCGGCTATGTGCCCAACGAGGTGCTGGAGGCGTCCCGGGTCGACGGCGCGGGCGAACTGCAGACCTACGTACGCGTCAGCCTGCGGATGCTCGGGCCCGGGTTCGTGACCGTATTCCTCTTTCAGCTCACGGCCATCTGGAACAACTTCTTCCTTCCGATGGTGATGCTCTCCGACCAGCACCTGTATCCGCTCAGCCTCGGCCTCTACACCTGGAACAGCGCCGCCACCGTCTCGCCCGAGTACTACCCCCTCGTGGTCATCGGCTCACTGCTCGCCGTCGTGCCGCTGATCGTGGCGTTCGTGATGCTGCAGCGCTACTGGAAGTCCGGACTGACCGCAGGGAGCGTCAAGTGA
- a CDS encoding sugar ABC transporter permease gives MSSKGAAPPSAAAADPPRRTGRRQQRVAAAVLLTPFTALLVAVFLVPVGYAVYLSLFSEDHEGLGFGGGRTVFTGLRSYLSVLQDPSFLSGFGTIALYCVIFVPLVVISALALGLLLDSGLIRLRRTVQMLVYLPHAVPGIIAAVIWLYLYTPGLSPVIKLFAQADITIDFLGLHTVLPSIVNIALWSGLGYNMIIFYAALQALPREVIEAATIDGAGGIRTALQVKVPIIRGSVVMVCMFSLIGALQLFTEPMLMNQATPMVNSRFTPNMYIYDAAFRRNNYGLASAASVILLIVTCVLSYAVTRWSGRRERRA, from the coding sequence ATGTCCTCGAAAGGGGCGGCACCGCCATCGGCGGCCGCCGCCGACCCGCCCCGCAGAACCGGACGACGCCAGCAGAGGGTCGCCGCCGCCGTTCTGCTGACCCCCTTCACGGCGCTGCTCGTCGCCGTGTTCCTGGTCCCCGTCGGCTACGCCGTCTACCTCAGCCTCTTCTCCGAGGACCACGAGGGACTCGGCTTCGGCGGCGGGCGCACCGTCTTCACCGGATTGCGCAGCTATCTCTCGGTGCTGCAGGACCCCAGCTTCCTCTCCGGGTTCGGCACCATCGCCCTCTACTGCGTGATCTTCGTCCCGCTCGTGGTCATCAGCGCGCTCGCGCTCGGCCTGCTGCTCGACTCGGGCCTCATCAGGCTGCGGCGGACCGTGCAGATGCTGGTCTATCTGCCGCACGCCGTTCCCGGCATCATCGCGGCCGTCATCTGGCTGTACCTCTACACCCCGGGGCTCAGCCCGGTCATCAAGCTCTTCGCCCAGGCCGACATCACCATCGACTTCCTCGGTCTGCACACCGTGCTCCCGTCGATCGTCAATATCGCCCTGTGGAGCGGGCTCGGCTACAACATGATCATCTTCTATGCCGCGCTCCAGGCGCTGCCGCGTGAGGTGATCGAGGCGGCGACCATCGACGGCGCCGGGGGCATCCGCACCGCGCTCCAGGTCAAGGTGCCCATCATCAGGGGCTCCGTCGTCATGGTGTGCATGTTCTCCCTGATCGGCGCGCTCCAGTTGTTCACCGAACCCATGCTGATGAACCAGGCCACCCCGATGGTCAACTCCCGCTTCACCCCGAACATGTACATCTACGACGCGGCCTTCCGCCGCAACAACTACGGACTCGCCTCCGCGGCCTCCGTCATCCTCCTGATCGTCACCTGTGTCCTGTCGTACGCCGTGACGCGCTGGTCGGGCCGCCGGGAACGGAGAGCGTGA
- a CDS encoding sugar ABC transporter substrate-binding protein yields the protein MPGHRRPGRSATGRRATAGTTALLTLLALVLAGCSTSRGSDTVGDGPVRLTFWSALRGSQEVVDEFNRTHDSIKVEFQQVPSGEQGGWTKLSNAARAGNAPDVATIEYPQLPGFTIDGVPRDITKLMPDSVREKILPQALDLTTFDGRTYAVPVDIEPMVFLYRKDIFTKNHIPVPKTWAEFESSARELKQAQPRSRIASLFTTGGTLYMAGYAWQAGAQWYDTAGDTWQINMDDAPTRKVAGYWQRLMDDDLVRVEPGSSQQWRAHLRSGETAGYLAGAWAAGSMMASTPDGKGKWAIAPMPQWDPAKPKVSTQGGSTFLVTKDSRHPKEAMEFISWMVTSPGALKAKLASGVSSAFPSVPSLVPVARKEMDTSYYSGQDIFGLFQKEAERIAPTWKWGPRMTSTTSSGDDGLAKAGAGSGDILKALRDAQSRTMPDLKSLGLSVTTR from the coding sequence ATGCCTGGTCATAGACGCCCAGGTCGCTCGGCAACCGGACGCCGGGCGACGGCGGGCACCACCGCACTGCTCACGCTGCTCGCCCTCGTTCTGGCGGGCTGCTCCACAAGCCGCGGGTCGGACACCGTCGGCGACGGTCCCGTACGCCTGACCTTCTGGTCGGCGCTGCGCGGCAGTCAGGAAGTCGTCGACGAGTTCAACCGCACCCACGACAGCATCAAAGTCGAATTCCAGCAGGTCCCCTCCGGGGAGCAGGGCGGCTGGACCAAGCTCAGCAACGCCGCGCGCGCGGGCAACGCCCCCGACGTCGCCACCATCGAATACCCCCAGCTACCCGGTTTCACCATCGACGGCGTTCCCCGGGACATCACCAAGCTGATGCCCGACTCGGTACGCGAGAAGATCCTGCCGCAGGCGCTGGACCTCACCACCTTCGACGGGCGCACCTACGCCGTACCGGTGGACATCGAGCCGATGGTCTTCCTGTACCGCAAGGACATCTTCACCAAGAACCACATCCCGGTCCCCAAGACCTGGGCGGAGTTCGAGAGTTCGGCCCGCGAGCTCAAGCAGGCCCAGCCCCGGTCGCGTATCGCCAGCCTCTTCACCACCGGCGGCACCCTCTATATGGCGGGCTATGCCTGGCAGGCCGGGGCGCAGTGGTACGACACCGCCGGGGACACCTGGCAGATCAACATGGACGACGCCCCCACCCGTAAGGTCGCCGGCTACTGGCAGCGGCTGATGGACGACGATCTGGTGCGGGTCGAGCCCGGGTCCAGTCAGCAGTGGCGGGCCCATCTGCGCAGCGGGGAGACGGCCGGCTATCTGGCGGGCGCCTGGGCCGCGGGCTCGATGATGGCGTCCACCCCTGACGGCAAGGGCAAATGGGCCATCGCGCCGATGCCGCAGTGGGATCCGGCGAAACCCAAGGTGAGCACCCAGGGTGGCTCGACCTTCCTGGTCACCAAGGACAGCCGGCACCCCAAGGAGGCCATGGAGTTCATCTCCTGGATGGTGACAAGCCCCGGCGCACTGAAGGCCAAGCTCGCCAGCGGGGTCAGCAGCGCCTTCCCGTCCGTGCCCAGCCTGGTGCCGGTCGCCCGCAAGGAGATGGACACCAGCTACTACTCCGGCCAGGACATCTTCGGTCTCTTCCAGAAGGAGGCCGAGCGGATCGCGCCCACCTGGAAGTGGGGCCCGCGGATGACCTCGACCACCAGCTCCGGTGATGACGGGCTCGCCAAGGCGGGTGCCGGCAGCGGCGACATCCTCAAAGCCCTGCGCGATGCCCAGAGCCGGACCATGCCCGATCTGAAGAGCCTCGGCCTGTCGGTCACCACCCGCTGA
- a CDS encoding LacI family transcriptional regulator, which translates to MRESARKRQARIAALVEARGSARITDLADELAVSVVTVRRDVEDLAQRGEVRRGHGVARSLRPMAQESTATGDTIGMVVPERNTYLTEAVQAAREAAEKAGLRLALHIAADERGTERAVRQALDAGARGLLLSPRWRTEAEERADHAWLGALELPVVLVERRPHRGSAIYGLDCVRSDHAHGVHLALEHLTSLGHRRIVLAARDDSPTARVIRAEFAAQTAARGIREGCPVMLSSRTAGPDPRPRDAGAADLADAVRRAGATAALIHGDMDALVLVQRLREAGVEVPRDCSVVAYNDVVADMGQIALTAVAPPKGEVGQAALELLTRQLERTRAGRWAGAARHLELLPELVVRDSTAQLL; encoded by the coding sequence ATGCGGGAGTCGGCGCGGAAGCGGCAGGCACGGATCGCGGCACTGGTGGAGGCCCGGGGCAGCGCGCGGATCACCGATCTCGCGGATGAGCTGGCGGTGTCCGTCGTCACCGTACGGCGGGACGTGGAAGACCTGGCCCAGCGCGGGGAGGTGCGCCGCGGCCACGGGGTGGCGCGCTCGCTGCGGCCGATGGCCCAGGAGTCCACCGCCACCGGCGACACCATCGGCATGGTGGTCCCCGAGCGCAACACCTATCTCACCGAGGCCGTCCAGGCGGCGCGCGAGGCCGCCGAGAAGGCCGGGCTGCGGCTCGCGCTGCACATCGCCGCGGACGAGCGCGGCACCGAGCGCGCGGTCCGCCAGGCGCTGGACGCGGGCGCGCGGGGCCTGCTGCTCTCGCCGCGCTGGCGCACCGAGGCGGAGGAGCGGGCGGACCACGCGTGGCTCGGCGCCCTGGAGCTCCCCGTGGTGCTGGTGGAGCGCCGGCCCCACCGGGGCAGCGCCATCTACGGCCTGGACTGTGTGCGCTCGGACCACGCCCACGGGGTGCATCTGGCGCTCGAGCATCTGACCTCGCTGGGGCATCGGCGCATCGTGCTGGCGGCGCGCGACGACAGCCCCACCGCACGGGTGATCCGGGCGGAGTTCGCCGCGCAGACCGCGGCCCGTGGCATCCGTGAGGGCTGCCCGGTGATGCTCAGTTCGCGCACCGCCGGGCCCGATCCGCGCCCGCGTGACGCGGGCGCGGCCGACCTGGCCGACGCGGTGCGCCGCGCCGGGGCCACCGCCGCGCTGATCCACGGCGACATGGACGCGCTGGTGCTGGTCCAGCGGCTGCGTGAGGCGGGTGTCGAGGTGCCGCGCGACTGTTCGGTGGTCGCGTACAACGATGTGGTGGCCGACATGGGGCAGATCGCGCTGACGGCCGTGGCCCCGCCCAAGGGTGAGGTCGGACAGGCCGCGCTGGAGCTGCTGACCCGCCAGTTGGAGCGGACGCGGGCCGGGCGGTGGGCCGGCGCCGCCCGCCATCTGGAGCTGCTGCCGGAGCTGGTGGTCCGGGATTCCACCGCCCAACTTCTCTGA
- a CDS encoding ECF subfamily RNA polymerase sigma-24 subunit yields the protein MNLGGNETMNIRTAAVTTDADTFLRTLYRRHGSALHRLAARMLGGDWHRAQDIVQEVAIHAWQRPMDVGPMDDTVRNRLFTVVSDLVTNGHQDQAERPVETAGEAEMALLAAPDAVDQALTAQLVWDAMADLAPPQREVLLHLHYLDRSVSQAARALGVPPGTVKSRTYYATRALRTALRARGVTEC from the coding sequence ATGAACCTCGGGGGGAACGAGACGATGAACATCCGCACGGCGGCCGTCACGACCGACGCCGACACCTTCTTACGGACGCTGTACCGACGGCACGGCTCGGCGCTGCACCGACTGGCGGCCCGGATGCTGGGCGGGGACTGGCACCGGGCCCAGGACATCGTGCAGGAGGTGGCGATCCACGCCTGGCAGCGCCCCATGGACGTCGGCCCCATGGACGACACCGTCCGTAACCGGCTGTTCACCGTGGTCAGCGACCTGGTGACCAATGGCCACCAGGACCAGGCGGAGCGGCCGGTGGAGACGGCCGGTGAGGCGGAGATGGCGCTGCTGGCCGCGCCGGACGCGGTCGATCAGGCGCTCACCGCCCAACTGGTGTGGGACGCGATGGCGGACCTGGCGCCTCCGCAAAGAGAGGTGCTGCTGCACCTGCACTACCTGGACCGCAGCGTCAGCCAGGCCGCCCGGGCGCTCGGGGTGCCTCCCGGAACCGTCAAATCGCGGACGTACTACGCGACACGGGCCCTGCGGACGGCCCTGCGGGCGCGTGGCGTCACCGAGTGTTGA